The following are encoded in a window of Chloroflexia bacterium SDU3-3 genomic DNA:
- a CDS encoding tetratricopeptide repeat protein, protein MIDVPHKIFVPQRPYHLITRQQPLTYFCKLVQQRQIIAVTAPTGYGKTSLLIDFAQVSPFPLCWYMLDSYDADPWVFIEYLAAAIRRTFPASLPQTWTMLGSNGHPMWRSVVASLMREISMLGQDAILVLDDWHLVSTSTEIAHLIADLATHCPNLHIILTSRERTVLPNEMLLTARRQFVCLDEGLLCFTPDEVMAVVAADETLALPPEQVRGLAAEYDGWIAGILLAVESAQQTPDGAAPPSHQRTQRLLSEQILNHLPPHIQTFLHETSLLDEVTAPQCDALLGRCDSAELLDYVLAKRLFVRELLPGVVRYHPIFRDLLIARFRRLEPARYRAIMDRLTRLYVGQRHWSRAFDLHKQAGDLESARQILEAGGHDLHAQGRLETLEHLFAAIPQHLLDAPLLCLKARVELDRGNPQRAAALIERAAQAAPIAPDVLLAQALLARVSGRYQDAIDFASQVLAGAPGGADRGAAMRTIAIAQHRLGDRRAAIATLQAALDAEEHTGSSFTYAQTLYDLAICYSGCGELRAAEAAFIQVEQRWAELGNQGLHALCANSLALTQHLLGKTKQAWASTQQALGHARAAAIPQYLAAVLSTVGDIAADLGQWQEAASAYESARRAGGSAYIAAHVALSQALLLAHQQRYTEAARTLDTLEEAAQRQEPALALIVRATLAAGAGDLAAALAHAREAVAQARMASARPTQVRALALQAAICSARNPADSAEPVALLREAMAVAESIGHEAILIIATMPHQAMLRRCIEALPQARRWLATQRQMRAQAAALVQPVPLPTLELHTLGAAAALLDGHDLELGGRKEHHVLAYLAAHPRGATSEELIEAIWVEDSPKDTARALYNVIYRLRSLLPDQAITKSGQQRYTINPQAVRLVWDAALFRERLRAASAASAHERLDYLWDAVEYYHGSYLAYIDAPWCAATRAELEEQYRSALHQAAELASQHRLWLDAYHAYQQVLRLDPCDEQAHSGVMRYYLAIGNRAAAIAHYHRCRAIFQQELHIALDPASEPARIFRSLQ, encoded by the coding sequence ATGATCGATGTACCGCATAAGATCTTTGTCCCACAGCGCCCCTACCACCTCATCACGCGCCAGCAGCCGCTCACGTACTTCTGCAAGCTGGTCCAGCAGCGCCAGATCATCGCCGTGACCGCCCCGACGGGCTATGGCAAGACATCGCTGCTGATCGATTTTGCCCAGGTGTCGCCCTTCCCGCTCTGCTGGTACATGCTCGACAGCTACGATGCCGACCCGTGGGTGTTTATCGAGTACCTGGCCGCCGCCATCCGCCGCACCTTCCCCGCCTCGCTGCCGCAGACATGGACCATGCTGGGCAGCAACGGCCACCCCATGTGGCGCTCGGTGGTGGCCTCGCTGATGCGCGAGATCAGCATGCTGGGCCAGGATGCCATCCTGGTGCTCGACGACTGGCACCTGGTCAGCACATCTACCGAGATCGCCCACCTTATCGCCGATCTGGCCACCCACTGCCCCAATTTGCACATCATCCTCACCTCGCGCGAGCGCACCGTGCTGCCAAACGAGATGCTGCTGACCGCCCGTCGCCAGTTTGTCTGCCTGGATGAGGGACTGCTCTGCTTTACGCCCGACGAGGTGATGGCGGTGGTGGCCGCCGACGAGACACTGGCCCTCCCGCCCGAGCAGGTGCGCGGCCTGGCCGCCGAGTACGACGGCTGGATCGCCGGGATCTTGCTGGCGGTCGAGTCGGCCCAGCAAACCCCCGACGGCGCAGCGCCGCCCAGCCACCAGCGCACCCAGCGGCTGCTCTCCGAGCAGATCCTCAACCACCTGCCCCCGCACATCCAGACCTTCCTGCACGAGACCTCGCTGCTCGATGAGGTGACAGCCCCCCAGTGCGATGCGCTGCTGGGCCGCTGCGACTCCGCCGAGCTGCTCGACTATGTGCTGGCCAAGCGGCTGTTTGTGCGCGAGCTGCTGCCCGGCGTGGTGCGCTACCACCCGATCTTCCGCGACCTGCTGATCGCGCGCTTTCGGCGGCTGGAGCCAGCCCGCTACCGCGCCATTATGGATCGGCTCACCCGCTTGTACGTCGGACAGCGCCACTGGTCGCGGGCCTTCGACCTGCACAAGCAGGCGGGCGACCTGGAGTCGGCCCGCCAGATTCTGGAGGCGGGCGGCCACGACCTGCACGCGCAGGGGCGACTTGAAACGCTAGAGCACCTGTTCGCCGCCATCCCGCAGCACCTGCTGGATGCCCCGCTGCTCTGCCTCAAGGCGCGGGTCGAGCTCGACCGCGGCAACCCGCAGCGGGCCGCCGCCCTGATCGAGCGCGCCGCCCAGGCCGCCCCCATAGCCCCCGATGTGCTGCTGGCCCAGGCCCTGCTGGCCAGGGTCTCGGGGCGCTACCAGGATGCCATCGACTTTGCCTCGCAGGTGCTCGCAGGGGCGCCAGGTGGCGCCGATCGCGGCGCGGCCATGCGCACCATCGCCATCGCCCAGCACCGCCTGGGCGACCGCCGCGCCGCCATCGCCACCCTGCAGGCCGCGCTGGATGCCGAGGAGCACACCGGCAGCTCGTTCACCTACGCCCAAACCCTCTACGATCTGGCGATCTGCTACAGCGGCTGTGGCGAGCTGCGCGCCGCCGAGGCCGCCTTCATCCAGGTCGAGCAGCGCTGGGCCGAGCTGGGCAACCAGGGCCTGCACGCGCTGTGCGCCAACAGCCTGGCGCTCACCCAGCACCTGCTGGGCAAGACCAAGCAGGCCTGGGCGAGCACCCAGCAGGCCCTCGGCCACGCCCGCGCCGCCGCCATCCCGCAGTACCTGGCCGCGGTGCTCTCGACCGTGGGCGATATCGCCGCCGACCTAGGGCAGTGGCAGGAGGCCGCCAGCGCCTACGAGAGCGCCCGCCGCGCCGGGGGTAGCGCCTACATCGCCGCCCATGTGGCGCTCTCGCAGGCGCTGCTGCTGGCCCACCAGCAGCGCTACACCGAGGCGGCCCGCACGCTCGACACGCTGGAGGAGGCGGCCCAGCGCCAGGAGCCAGCGCTGGCTCTGATCGTGCGGGCCACCCTGGCGGCGGGCGCGGGCGATCTAGCGGCGGCGCTGGCCCACGCCCGCGAGGCCGTGGCCCAGGCCCGCATGGCCAGCGCACGGCCCACCCAGGTGCGCGCCCTAGCGCTGCAGGCCGCGATCTGCTCGGCCCGCAACCCTGCCGATAGCGCCGAGCCAGTGGCGCTGCTGCGCGAGGCCATGGCGGTGGCCGAGTCGATCGGCCACGAGGCCATCCTGATCATCGCCACCATGCCGCACCAGGCCATGCTGCGCCGCTGCATCGAGGCGCTGCCCCAGGCCCGCCGCTGGCTGGCAACCCAGCGCCAGATGCGCGCCCAGGCCGCCGCGCTGGTGCAGCCGGTGCCGCTGCCAACCCTAGAGCTGCATACGCTGGGCGCCGCCGCCGCGCTGCTCGATGGCCACGATCTGGAGCTGGGCGGGCGCAAAGAGCACCACGTGCTGGCCTACCTGGCGGCGCACCCGCGCGGCGCGACATCCGAGGAGCTGATCGAGGCGATCTGGGTCGAGGATAGCCCCAAGGACACCGCCCGCGCGCTCTACAACGTGATCTACCGCCTGCGCAGCCTGCTCCCCGATCAGGCGATCACCAAATCGGGCCAGCAGCGCTACACGATCAACCCGCAGGCCGTGCGGCTGGTGTGGGATGCGGCACTCTTCCGCGAGCGGCTGCGCGCGGCCAGCGCGGCCTCGGCCCACGAGCGGCTGGACTATCTCTGGGACGCGGTCGAATACTACCATGGGTCGTACCTCGCCTACATCGACGCGCCCTGGTGCGCCGCCACCCGCGCCGAGCTAGAGGAGCAGTACCGCTCGGCGCTGCACCAGGCCGCCGAGCTGGCCAGCCAGCACCGGCTGTGGCTCGACGCCTACCACGCCTACCAGCAGGTGCTGCGGCTCGACCCCTGCGACGAGCAGGCCCACAGCGGCGTGATGCGCTACTACCTGGCGATCGGCAACCGCGCCGCCGCGATAGCCCACTACCACCGCTGCCGCGCCATCTTCCAGCAGGAGCTGCACATCGCCCTCGACCCCGCCTCCGAGCCAGCCCGGATCTTTCGATCGCTCCAGTAG
- a CDS encoding MFS transporter, with protein MSASGQGIQALARTACPRIAPRMKPMTTGTRLWNRNFLLLWLGLVQSYLGDAFSVVGLTWLLSRSSDGAGAVATALALQSLPRLLGPLAGVVVDRVSKKALMIGCDLARGAILLAMGGLEAAHMLSLGHIYVFSVLLAVLALGYSPSLRILLPSVVPNEALPTANSAIQFGMQAALIVGSSLAGLALTFTDVAAALLVDGGSFILCALMLGLVQFPARLTASKALGAGQIWQDLAEGFRYIAARRLILALTALACCLNFLLGPVNIVFPIYADLLGSGVQGFGVLTSALGVGLLLGSLAAGVIGDRLTPLQAFAVGLSGMALALLGLGYAPTIALSLAMAALLGSMVPIIQVPLVSQLQRNVAPEFQGRVFATLETLATLSIPISALLIGQSLRVIPVRWVFVGGAAGVAALVLVCLLALRRQPAPEVQPSAT; from the coding sequence ATGTCTGCCTCGGGCCAGGGCATTCAAGCCCTGGCCCGAACGGCTTGCCCTCGCATAGCACCGAGGATGAAACCTATGACCACTGGAACTCGTCTCTGGAACCGCAATTTCCTGCTGCTGTGGCTCGGCCTGGTGCAGTCGTACCTGGGCGATGCGTTCTCGGTGGTGGGGCTCACGTGGCTGCTCTCGCGCTCAAGCGATGGGGCGGGGGCGGTGGCCACCGCGCTGGCGCTGCAGTCGCTGCCCCGGCTGCTGGGGCCGCTGGCCGGGGTGGTGGTGGACCGCGTCAGCAAGAAGGCGCTGATGATCGGCTGCGACCTGGCGCGCGGCGCTATTTTGCTGGCCATGGGCGGGCTAGAGGCGGCGCATATGCTCTCGCTCGGGCATATCTACGTCTTCAGCGTGCTGCTGGCAGTGCTGGCGCTGGGCTACTCGCCCTCGCTGCGCATCCTGCTGCCCAGCGTGGTGCCAAACGAGGCGCTGCCCACCGCCAACTCGGCCATCCAGTTTGGCATGCAAGCCGCGCTGATCGTGGGCAGCAGCCTGGCGGGGCTAGCCCTGACCTTCACCGATGTGGCGGCGGCGCTGCTGGTGGATGGCGGCTCGTTCATCCTGTGCGCCCTGATGCTCGGCCTGGTGCAGTTCCCGGCCCGCCTGACCGCCAGCAAGGCGCTGGGCGCAGGCCAGATCTGGCAGGATCTGGCCGAGGGCTTCCGCTACATCGCTGCGCGGCGGCTGATCCTGGCGCTCACCGCGCTGGCCTGCTGCCTGAACTTCCTGCTCGGCCCGGTGAACATCGTGTTCCCGATCTACGCCGATCTGCTGGGCAGCGGGGTGCAGGGGTTCGGCGTGCTCACCTCGGCGCTGGGGGTGGGCCTGCTGCTGGGTAGCCTGGCCGCAGGCGTGATCGGCGACCGCCTGACGCCGCTGCAGGCGTTTGCGGTGGGGCTATCGGGCATGGCGCTGGCGCTGCTGGGCCTGGGCTACGCGCCCACCATCGCGCTCTCGCTGGCCATGGCCGCGCTGCTGGGCAGCATGGTGCCGATCATCCAGGTGCCCCTGGTGTCACAGCTGCAGCGCAACGTCGCGCCCGAGTTCCAGGGCCGGGTGTTCGCCACCCTTGAGACGCTGGCCACGCTCTCCATCCCGATCTCGGCGCTGCTGATCGGCCAGTCGCTGCGCGTGATCCCGGTGCGCTGGGTCTTTGTGGGCGGGGCCGCTGGCGTGGCCGCCCTGGTGCTGGTGTGCCTGCTGGCCCTGCGGCGGCAGCCCGCCCCCGAGGTCCAGCCCTCGGCCACCTAG
- a CDS encoding insulinase family protein, protein MLAMRPRPPRQGADAHRRTPKRRPEPRDTCIGSAMAKETIIQTVLSNGLQVRLKPHHHQRTINLGLYIGHGSQHEDYESNGIAHYIEHVIFNPNHMPAHVRSLLNDLMDAGVSYEAYTSKEYTRFVVNCRPDLLERALHLLSIIASSKQTSVDVIEHERSIILHEHSMAFSSSNVLKELLDNAMWGDHSVGLFVIGRKENISRFDRDAIEQRLQQNYVADRMTLVALGPIDFASFSDIVERYFGAWETQPSRTLDLPIQTEPRVIALPTSSQRIDLLFAYPGASFLSHDRHAMDLLADALGGGLKSRLFLELRERQQLAYLVHAYTVTYGVGGYIAFKVNCEQKDMERVYQTIGEELEKIKQDGVSESELGRVKAARTTALFGVLENSSQHLQIMGRRAILGDNFFVDVETRSIDAVSREDIARAAREIFVPENVAIVGLGPKQESLLQLI, encoded by the coding sequence GTGTTGGCGATGCGCCCGAGGCCGCCCCGCCAGGGCGCTGACGCGCATCGCCGCACGCCCAAGCGCCGCCCGGAACCCCGCGACACATGCATAGGATCGGCGATGGCAAAAGAGACAATCATCCAGACCGTGCTGAGCAATGGGCTGCAGGTGCGCCTGAAGCCCCACCACCACCAGCGCACGATCAACCTGGGCCTCTACATCGGCCACGGCTCGCAGCACGAGGACTACGAAAGCAACGGGATCGCCCACTACATCGAGCATGTGATCTTCAACCCCAACCACATGCCCGCGCACGTGCGCTCGCTGCTGAACGACCTGATGGACGCGGGCGTGAGCTACGAGGCCTACACCAGCAAAGAGTACACCCGATTCGTGGTGAACTGCCGCCCCGATCTGCTTGAGCGCGCGCTGCACCTGCTGAGCATCATCGCCAGCAGCAAGCAGACCTCGGTAGATGTGATCGAGCACGAGCGCTCGATCATCCTCCACGAGCACTCCATGGCCTTCTCATCCAGCAATGTGCTAAAAGAGCTGCTCGACAACGCCATGTGGGGCGATCACTCGGTGGGGCTGTTTGTGATCGGGCGCAAGGAGAACATCAGCCGCTTCGACCGCGACGCCATCGAGCAGCGGCTGCAGCAGAACTACGTGGCCGACCGCATGACCCTGGTGGCGCTTGGCCCGATCGACTTCGCCAGCTTCTCCGACATAGTCGAGCGCTACTTTGGCGCGTGGGAGACCCAGCCGAGCCGCACGCTCGACCTGCCCATCCAGACCGAGCCGCGTGTGATCGCCCTGCCCACCAGCAGCCAGCGCATCGACCTGCTGTTCGCCTACCCTGGGGCCTCGTTCCTCTCGCACGACCGCCACGCCATGGATCTGCTGGCCGACGCGCTGGGCGGCGGCCTGAAGTCGCGCCTGTTCCTTGAGCTGCGCGAGCGCCAGCAGCTGGCCTACCTGGTGCACGCCTACACCGTCACCTACGGCGTGGGCGGCTACATCGCCTTCAAGGTCAACTGCGAGCAGAAGGACATGGAGCGCGTCTACCAGACGATCGGCGAGGAGCTAGAGAAGATCAAGCAGGATGGCGTGAGCGAGAGCGAGCTGGGCCGCGTGAAGGCGGCGCGCACCACCGCGCTGTTCGGCGTGCTAGAAAATAGCAGCCAGCACCTGCAGATCATGGGCCGCCGCGCCATCCTGGGCGACAACTTCTTTGTGGATGTGGAGACCCGCAGCATCGATGCGGTGAGCCGCGAGGACATCGCCCGCGCCGCCCGCGAGATCTTCGTGCCCGAGAACGTGGCGATCGTTGGCCTTGGCCCCAAGCAGGAAAGCCTGCTACAGCTGATCTAG
- a CDS encoding MFS transporter has protein sequence MTTPAPTRLWNRDFLLLWLGLIQSYLGDAFYTVGLTWLLLNTTGSPTVVATALGIQALPKLLGPLAGVVVDRTNKKALMIGCDLARGVLLGAMFLLESMGMLAIWQIYIFIILMSLLSIFYMPSLRVILPKVVPDTALPSANSALQFGLQAALIGGGSLAGALLAFTDVAAGLLIDAGSFFVCALMLCFVRFPADMTKSSALSPRQVWGDIGEGFRYIATKHTILALAGLAFCLNLVLSPVNIIFPIFAEQLGSGVQGFGILTSALAAGLLVGSLLAGLIGDRLTPLQAFALGLSGMALALLGLGYAQVFALALGLAVLLGSMAPIIQVPLVSLLQRSVPQEYQGRVFATIDTMMTISIPLASLLAGQSLSLFPLSWVFWGGAAGVAALVLVCLLAMRRQALPEAQPSPS, from the coding sequence ATGACAACACCAGCGCCGACCCGCCTGTGGAACCGCGACTTTCTGCTGCTGTGGCTGGGGCTCATCCAGTCCTACCTCGGCGACGCCTTCTACACCGTGGGGCTCACATGGCTGCTGCTGAACACCACCGGCTCGCCCACGGTGGTGGCCACGGCGCTGGGCATCCAGGCGCTACCCAAGCTGCTGGGGCCGCTGGCCGGGGTGGTGGTGGACCGCACCAACAAGAAGGCGCTGATGATCGGATGCGACCTGGCGCGCGGCGTGCTGCTGGGGGCCATGTTTCTGCTCGAATCGATGGGCATGCTGGCGATCTGGCAGATCTACATCTTCATCATCCTCATGTCGCTGCTCTCGATCTTCTACATGCCGTCGCTGCGGGTCATCCTGCCCAAGGTGGTGCCCGACACCGCGCTGCCCAGCGCCAACTCGGCGCTGCAGTTCGGCCTGCAGGCCGCGCTGATTGGCGGCGGCAGCCTGGCCGGGGCGCTGCTGGCCTTCACCGATGTGGCGGCGGGCCTGCTGATCGACGCCGGGTCGTTCTTCGTGTGTGCGCTGATGCTGTGCTTCGTGCGCTTCCCCGCCGACATGACCAAGAGCAGCGCGCTCAGCCCGCGCCAGGTGTGGGGCGATATCGGCGAGGGGTTCCGCTACATCGCCACCAAGCACACCATCCTAGCGCTAGCGGGCCTGGCGTTCTGCCTCAACCTGGTGCTCAGCCCGGTGAATATCATCTTTCCGATCTTCGCCGAGCAGCTGGGCAGCGGTGTGCAGGGCTTCGGCATCCTCACCTCGGCGCTGGCGGCGGGTCTGCTGGTGGGCAGCCTGCTGGCAGGCCTGATCGGCGACCGCCTGACGCCGCTGCAGGCCTTCGCGCTGGGGCTATCGGGCATGGCGCTGGCGCTGCTGGGCCTGGGCTATGCCCAGGTGTTCGCGCTGGCGCTGGGGCTGGCCGTGCTGCTGGGCAGCATGGCCCCGATCATCCAGGTGCCGCTGGTCTCGCTGCTGCAGCGCAGCGTGCCGCAAGAGTATCAGGGCCGGGTCTTCGCCACCATCGACACGATGATGACGATCTCCATCCCGCTGGCGTCGCTGCTGGCGGGCCAGTCGCTCAGCCTATTCCCGCTGTCGTGGGTGTTCTGGGGCGGGGCCGCAGGCGTGGCCGCCCTGGTGCTGGTGTGCCTGCTGGCCATGCGCCGTCAGGCGCTGCCCGAGGCCCAGCCCTCGCCCAGCTAG
- a CDS encoding response regulator transcription factor, translated as MRIRVFLIDDQAIYRHGLSVLLAREQDLDVIGECASDERLCAPLGAALPDVVLLDTGMDGEGGIQQVREIAQAMPSARLVVLSNYRDVKHMLHALDAGAHAYLLKNTSHDKLVQAIRAVYRGQRLLAPEMMPFIVDGYGHLLVQGAAPADARLSLQEIDILQLLASGATSRDIAERMFWSEVTVKRKVRTIEDKLSASNRVHAVATALRLGII; from the coding sequence ATGCGGATTCGCGTGTTTCTGATCGATGATCAGGCCATCTACCGCCATGGCCTCAGCGTCCTGCTTGCGCGCGAGCAGGATCTGGATGTGATCGGCGAGTGCGCCAGCGACGAGCGCCTGTGCGCCCCGCTGGGCGCGGCGCTGCCCGATGTGGTGCTGCTGGATACGGGCATGGATGGCGAGGGCGGCATCCAGCAGGTGCGCGAGATCGCCCAGGCGATGCCCAGCGCACGGCTGGTGGTGCTTTCCAACTACCGCGATGTCAAGCACATGCTGCACGCGCTCGACGCGGGCGCGCATGCCTACCTGCTGAAGAACACCTCGCACGACAAGCTGGTGCAGGCCATCCGCGCGGTCTACCGTGGCCAGCGGCTGCTTGCCCCCGAGATGATGCCGTTTATCGTGGATGGCTACGGCCACCTGCTGGTGCAGGGCGCGGCCCCCGCCGACGCGCGGCTCTCGCTACAGGAGATCGACATCCTGCAGCTGCTGGCCAGCGGCGCGACCTCGCGCGATATCGCCGAGCGGATGTTCTGGAGCGAGGTGACGGTGAAGCGCAAGGTGCGCACGATCGAGGATAAGCTCTCGGCTAGCAACCGCGTGCACGCGGTGGCCACCGCGCTGCGGCTGGGCATCATCTAG